The genomic region ATCGACTTCAGGGCCGTCCGGGTCGCGCCAAAAACGAATTTTCATCGCCGGGTGCTGGATATGCGCGCAGCGCACGAGCTCCAGGCCCACGAACTGCTCAAATAACCGCCCGAAGGTCTCGCGGGACGGCCGGGAACCTTCGCGCGCGGCCAGACGCCGAACCCCCAGGTCAAAGAATAGGTATTTCTCCGATTTCGTCAGCTTCTTGCGGGTTGCGCTGTGAGTCAGCGGTTCGATGCGCTCGGCAATCAGGCAGTCTTCGAGGATGTGGTAGTAGCCGGCGATCGTCGTGTGCGCCACGCCGATTTCCTGGGAGAGCTTGCGCGTATTAACAATGTTGCCGGATTCCGACGCCGCCAGCTCGAGAAACCGGGCGAAATCGCCCATGCGGCGCACGAGCGCTTCGGCCCGCACCTCTTCTTCCAGATACGTGGTGACGTACGATTCCAGATCCGTCTCGCGATCCGATCGGTTCGGCACCGCCACGATGCCCGGCAGCGATCCATGCAGCAATCGCTCCTCCACGGATGGCGCGGGAATCTCCCGCAGACTGAAGGGATCCAGCCGGAGGGTTGCCACGCGGCCGGGCAGCAGATTGACCGCCGCCCCGTGGCGCAGCTTGCGAGCGCTCGAGCCGGTCAGCACGAAATTGGCCC from Candidatus Omnitrophota bacterium harbors:
- a CDS encoding ATP-binding protein translates to MKYITRLLEAKIHHAVARNKSVLLFGARQTGKTTLVRQFETALSISLVRPEVRQRYERSPDQLAGEVDALARRRGGGRPLVVVDEVQKVPALLDVVQDLIDRGRANFVLTGSSARKLRHGAAVNLLPGRVATLRLDPFSLREIPAPSVEERLLHGSLPGIVAVPNRSDRETDLESYVTTYLEEEVRAEALVRRMGDFARFLELAASESGNIVNTRKLSQEIGVAHTTIAGYYHILEDCLIAERIEPLTHSATRKKLTKSEKYLFFDLGVRRLAAREGSRPSRETFGRLFEQFVGLELVRCAHIQHPAMKIRFWRDPDGPEVDWVIDHDGAYTPVEVKWTDRPQLGDVRGLEIFLQEYASSKQGYLVCRVPRNMQLSRRITAVPWQSTDELISG